In Fibrobacter sp. UWH6, one genomic interval encodes:
- the nudC gene encoding NAD(+) diphosphatase gives MIHEIAPHVLDNQFKIQDPKADDYCILYNGSKSLLKKTASGYAIPTVSEIPDFEGHYLLNIDGRAYFTQQVAEDYEAPEGFEFMGNRSFRTMSPLERMGGATAAHIAHWESLNKFCGKCGNVTIRGDRERSIICPKCGNTVYPRISPVVIVAVRNGDKLLMAHNIDNPNPRLFLISGFVEIGESLEQAAHREVMEEAGVKIKNLKYFGSQPWPFSDSLIAGWTAELDGDDTIHMQAEELSEAMWVKREDIPPYETDVSISCCLIEDFRNNP, from the coding sequence ATGATCCACGAAATCGCCCCCCACGTTCTCGACAACCAGTTTAAGATCCAGGATCCGAAAGCAGACGATTACTGCATACTTTATAACGGAAGCAAGAGCCTTCTGAAAAAGACCGCCTCGGGCTACGCCATTCCCACCGTCAGCGAGATTCCCGATTTCGAGGGACATTACCTGCTGAACATCGACGGTCGCGCCTACTTTACGCAGCAGGTGGCCGAAGACTACGAAGCCCCCGAAGGCTTCGAGTTCATGGGCAACCGCAGCTTTAGAACCATGAGCCCCCTGGAACGCATGGGTGGCGCCACGGCAGCCCACATCGCCCACTGGGAATCCCTGAACAAGTTCTGCGGCAAGTGCGGCAACGTCACCATCCGCGGCGACAGGGAACGCAGCATTATCTGCCCCAAGTGCGGCAACACGGTTTACCCGCGAATCTCGCCGGTGGTTATCGTTGCGGTCCGTAACGGCGACAAGCTGTTGATGGCCCACAACATCGACAATCCCAACCCCAGACTGTTCCTGATCTCTGGCTTTGTAGAAATCGGCGAATCCCTGGAGCAGGCCGCCCACCGCGAAGTCATGGAAGAGGCCGGCGTCAAAATCAAGAACCTGAAGTACTTTGGAAGTCAGCCCTGGCCCTTCAGCGATTCGCTGATCGCCGGCTGGACCGCAGAACTAGATGGCGACGATACCATCCACATGCAGGCCGAAGAACTTTCAGAAGCCATGTGGGTCAAGAGAGAAGACATCCCCCCTTACGAGACAGACGTAAGCATCAGCTGTTGCCTCATCGAAGATTTCCGCAACAACCCCTAG